The proteins below come from a single Limnobaculum xujianqingii genomic window:
- a CDS encoding class I SAM-dependent methyltransferase encodes MRAARTETIVTSPASWNELSYGNSYRRALEQQLDLWWPKLFGLHLLKLGNLSAEIDTSKCQIAHHVNASESGNNIQVYADSLNLPFLDKSIDACLLADTLAYSEDPHRILREVDRVLVDDGWLVVSGFNPFSLVGAGKLVPVIRKKHPYDSRMFTRMRMIDWLSLLNYEVLHQASFQNMPWNGLCGGFLSSHIPAFGCQTLIVARKRTIPLTLNPLSAFKKRFRVRSGAVGATKNMHNGD; translated from the coding sequence ATGAGAGCTGCCCGAACAGAAACGATTGTAACATCGCCAGCGTCTTGGAATGAGTTATCTTATGGTAATAGCTATCGCCGTGCTCTGGAACAACAGTTGGATCTCTGGTGGCCAAAATTATTCGGTCTTCATTTGCTGAAGTTGGGAAATCTTAGCGCTGAAATTGATACCAGCAAATGCCAGATCGCCCATCATGTTAACGCTTCGGAGTCAGGCAATAATATTCAGGTGTATGCCGATAGCCTGAATCTTCCTTTTTTAGATAAATCTATAGATGCCTGCTTGTTGGCAGATACTTTGGCCTATTCAGAAGATCCTCACCGCATTTTGCGTGAGGTTGACAGAGTTCTGGTTGATGATGGCTGGCTGGTAGTCAGTGGATTTAATCCTTTTAGCCTGGTAGGGGCTGGTAAATTAGTTCCGGTGATAAGAAAGAAGCATCCTTATGACAGTAGAATGTTTACCAGAATGCGGATGATTGATTGGCTTAGCCTGCTGAACTATGAAGTGCTGCATCAGGCAAGCTTTCAAAATATGCCGTGGAATGGTCTGTGCGGAGGCTTTTTAAGTTCACACATTCCGGCTTTTGGCTGCCAAACTTTGATTGTTGCTCGTAAACGAACGATCCCGTTAACATTGAACCCGCTTTCGGCCTTTAAAAAGCGGTTTCGTGTCAGATCCGGAGCTGTAGGGGCGACTAAAAATATGCATAATGGCGATTAA
- a CDS encoding L,D-transpeptidase family protein, translated as MSKSLFMLSVLLLSPVSFYSNAQSVQPLTEQQSTMQPEKQRLLGLPVYVRIIKEDKVLELFVKNQGAYQLVQTYPICNYSGGLGPKRYQGDFKSPEGFYQVTMQSLNPNSKFYRSFNLGYPNQYDQEHGFTGKHLMVHGDCVSTGCYAMNNQQISEIYQFIEYALINGQPQVEVNIFPFRMTNDKLNSYNHSVHYEFWQQLKAGYDFFEKTHQPPNMIVSNGRYNLAPQGLLANNPPKTNPANPFAR; from the coding sequence ATGAGCAAATCTCTATTCATGCTCAGCGTATTGCTACTGTCGCCAGTGTCGTTCTATTCAAATGCGCAGTCCGTTCAGCCGCTGACTGAACAACAATCTACTATGCAACCAGAAAAACAGCGGCTACTGGGCTTGCCGGTTTATGTTCGCATTATCAAAGAAGATAAAGTTCTGGAGCTGTTTGTTAAAAATCAGGGTGCTTATCAGTTAGTACAGACCTACCCTATTTGTAACTATTCCGGTGGTCTTGGGCCAAAACGCTATCAAGGTGACTTTAAAAGCCCTGAAGGTTTTTATCAGGTAACAATGCAAAGCCTGAACCCAAACAGTAAATTCTATCGTTCATTTAATCTTGGTTACCCGAATCAATACGATCAGGAACATGGATTTACCGGTAAGCATCTGATGGTACACGGTGACTGTGTATCTACCGGTTGTTATGCTATGAACAACCAACAGATTTCAGAAATTTATCAATTTATTGAATATGCACTGATTAACGGGCAGCCTCAGGTGGAAGTTAATATTTTCCCATTCCGTATGACCAACGATAAATTGAATAGCTACAACCACTCCGTACATTATGAGTTCTGGCAACAGCTGAAAGCTGGTTATGATTTCTTTGAAAAAACCCATCAGCCGCCAAATATGATTGTCAGCAATGGGCGTTACAATCTTGCTCCGCAGGGGTTATTAGCCAATAATCCACCAAAAACTAACCCTGCGAATCCCTTCGCTCGTTAA
- a CDS encoding DUF4184 family protein, with amino-acid sequence MPFTFAHPAIVLPLGSFIVRRCSMTGLIAGSVVPDFEYFFRMEVKSLYSHSLSGIFLFDLPVALLLTFIFHCLVRDSLINHLPRFLYCRVSYLIKLDWVAYASRHKSVLLWSIMLGIFSHLLWDSFTHKDAFFVSYLHYSSINIKLLDYSIPLYKLLQHLSTLLGGLIIFIYLWFMPKNNTISSHIALKYWLVVFSLSLTISVIRIALIYPDISPGMIVVTSLSAFMISLILAPVALKIERARKQSSGLLD; translated from the coding sequence ATGCCCTTTACCTTCGCACATCCGGCAATCGTTTTACCTTTAGGTTCCTTTATTGTCAGAAGATGCTCTATGACCGGTTTAATTGCTGGTAGCGTAGTGCCTGATTTTGAATACTTCTTCAGAATGGAAGTTAAAAGCCTTTATAGTCATTCACTGTCCGGTATTTTTCTGTTTGATCTTCCCGTTGCCCTACTATTAACCTTTATTTTTCACTGCCTGGTCAGAGATAGTTTAATCAATCACCTGCCTCGGTTTTTATACTGCCGTGTATCCTATCTGATTAAATTAGATTGGGTTGCATATGCGAGCAGACATAAATCAGTGCTTCTGTGGTCTATTATGCTCGGTATCTTCTCTCACTTACTTTGGGATAGCTTCACCCACAAGGATGCTTTTTTTGTCAGTTACCTTCATTATTCTTCGATTAATATCAAACTATTGGATTATTCGATTCCTCTGTACAAACTCTTGCAACACCTAAGTACATTGCTGGGAGGGCTAATCATCTTTATTTATTTATGGTTCATGCCTAAAAACAATACAATTAGCTCTCATATTGCATTAAAATATTGGCTGGTTGTTTTCAGCCTGTCATTGACTATTTCTGTTATAAGAATTGCGTTGATATATCCTGATATCTCACCAGGTATGATTGTTGTTACCAGTCTGTCTGCATTTATGATTTCATTAATACTCGCGCCTGTAGCGCTAAAAATAGAAAGAGCCCGAAAACAATCTTCAGGGCTCCTTGATTAA
- the rnhA gene encoding ribonuclease HI → MLKQVEIFTDGSCLGNPGPGGYGAILRYKQHEKTLSAGYFLTTNNRMELLAAITALESLTASCQVSLSTDSQYVRQGIMSWIHNWKKRGWKTADKKPVKNVDLWQRLDQAIIRHSVEWHWVKGHAGHEENERCDQLARAAAEQPTLTDEGYTPDNK, encoded by the coding sequence ATGCTTAAACAGGTAGAGATATTCACCGATGGCTCTTGCCTGGGTAATCCAGGACCGGGAGGCTATGGTGCTATTTTACGCTATAAACAGCATGAGAAAACCCTCAGCGCCGGATATTTCCTTACTACCAATAACCGTATGGAATTGTTAGCGGCAATTACTGCATTGGAATCCCTGACCGCCTCTTGTCAGGTTTCTCTCAGTACCGATAGCCAATATGTACGGCAAGGGATCATGAGTTGGATCCACAACTGGAAAAAACGTGGCTGGAAAACCGCAGATAAAAAACCAGTGAAAAACGTCGATCTATGGCAACGTCTCGATCAGGCAATTATTCGCCACAGCGTTGAGTGGCACTGGGTTAAAGGTCATGCAGGGCACGAAGAAAACGAGCGTTGTGACCAACTGGCTCGTGCCGCTGCTGAACAACCAACCTTAACCGATGAGGGCTACACGCCAGATAATAAGTAA
- the lpcA gene encoding D-sedoheptulose 7-phosphate isomerase codes for MYQDLIRSELNEAAQVLQKFLSDDANIESVQRAALLLADSFKAGGKVLSCGNGGSHCDAMHFAEELTGRYRENRPGYPAIAISDPSHISCVSNDFGYDYIFSRYLEAVGREGDVLFGLSTSGNSANILRAIDAAREKGMKVIVLTGKDGGKMDGLADVEIRIPHFGYADRIQEVHIKVIHILMLLVEKEMAK; via the coding sequence ATGTATCAGGATTTAATCCGCAGCGAGCTGAATGAAGCGGCTCAGGTATTACAAAAGTTCCTCAGCGACGACGCTAATATTGAATCTGTACAGCGTGCGGCTCTGTTGCTGGCTGATTCATTTAAAGCCGGCGGTAAAGTACTTTCCTGTGGTAACGGCGGCTCTCATTGCGATGCTATGCATTTTGCTGAAGAGTTAACCGGACGTTATCGTGAAAACCGTCCTGGTTATCCTGCTATTGCCATTTCCGATCCCAGCCATATCTCCTGCGTCAGTAATGACTTTGGCTATGATTATATTTTTTCTCGTTACCTGGAAGCTGTTGGTCGGGAAGGGGATGTGCTGTTTGGTTTATCTACCTCCGGCAACTCAGCCAATATTTTAAGGGCGATTGATGCCGCTCGCGAAAAAGGTATGAAAGTTATTGTGTTAACGGGAAAAGATGGTGGCAAAATGGATGGTCTGGCTGACGTCGAGATTCGGATTCCTCATTTTGGTTATGCAGACCGTATTCAAGAAGTACACATTAAAGTTATCCATATCCTGATGTTGTTAGTTGAAAAAGAGATGGCGAAATAG
- a CDS encoding class II glutamine amidotransferase, protein MCELLGMSANVPTDICFSFTGLIQRGGRTGPHKDGWGITFYEGKGCRTFRDPQPSYNSPIAKLVQEYPIKSCAVISHIRQANRGAVALENTHPFTRELWGRNWTFAHNGQLKGYRSLKTPFFQPIGETDSEYAFCWILQQLKQRYPRRPSNWPAVFRFIASCADQLRKKGVFNMLLSDGHYVMAYCSTNLYWLTRRAPFGKATLLDEDVEIDFQRETTPNDIVTLIATQPLTGNEQWQKIPEGEFALFHFGERII, encoded by the coding sequence ATGTGTGAATTACTTGGAATGAGTGCCAATGTGCCGACCGATATCTGTTTCAGCTTTACCGGGCTGATACAGCGTGGTGGTCGTACTGGTCCACATAAAGATGGCTGGGGCATTACCTTCTATGAAGGAAAAGGATGTCGAACTTTTCGCGATCCACAACCCAGTTATAACTCACCGATTGCTAAATTGGTGCAAGAGTACCCGATTAAGTCATGTGCGGTAATTTCTCATATTCGCCAGGCCAATCGGGGAGCGGTAGCGTTGGAGAATACTCATCCATTTACGCGCGAACTCTGGGGGCGCAATTGGACTTTTGCTCACAACGGGCAATTGAAAGGTTACCGAAGCCTGAAAACGCCATTTTTTCAGCCGATTGGTGAAACTGACAGTGAATATGCGTTTTGTTGGATTCTGCAGCAACTTAAGCAGCGTTATCCTCGTCGGCCATCTAACTGGCCTGCAGTATTTCGCTTTATTGCTTCTTGCGCTGACCAGTTAAGGAAGAAGGGCGTATTTAATATGCTGCTTTCTGATGGTCATTATGTCATGGCCTATTGTTCAACCAATCTGTACTGGTTAACGCGGCGCGCACCTTTTGGTAAAGCAACATTATTAGATGAAGATGTGGAGATTGATTTTCAGCGTGAAACCACACCAAATGATATTGTGACTTTAATCGCCACTCAACCATTAACCGGAAATGAACAGTGGCAAAAAATCCCTGAAGGAGAATTTGCCCTGTTTCATTTTGGTGAACGTATTATTTAA
- the gloB gene encoding hydroxyacylglutathione hydrolase, protein MHLISIPAFQDNYIWLLTTKQQTGIIVDPGDALPVIQHLEQQQITPTAILLTHHHNDHTGGVADLIRHYPELKVYGPQETQSKGAKFIVREGDNIDINGMCFNVIGVPGHTAGHVAFYSAPYLFCGDTLFSAGCGRIFEGTPEQMYQSIQKLAALPDSTKVCCAHEYTISNLRFANYVLPENIEIETYLKHIVDIRSKDQPSVPTELKTERTINLFLKCHQLDLKRKLGLDDSTIQPWQVFKRLREMKDNY, encoded by the coding sequence ATGCATCTTATCAGTATTCCTGCTTTTCAGGACAATTACATTTGGCTGCTAACGACCAAACAGCAAACGGGTATTATAGTCGACCCTGGTGACGCGTTGCCGGTTATCCAACACTTAGAACAACAACAAATAACACCCACTGCAATTCTTCTAACCCACCATCACAATGACCATACGGGCGGCGTCGCTGATTTAATTAGACATTACCCGGAGCTGAAAGTTTATGGCCCGCAGGAAACTCAGAGTAAAGGGGCTAAGTTTATCGTCAGAGAAGGCGATAATATCGATATTAACGGCATGTGCTTTAATGTAATCGGCGTTCCCGGCCATACGGCAGGACATGTGGCATTCTATTCTGCCCCTTATCTGTTTTGTGGTGACACACTCTTCTCAGCTGGATGTGGACGAATTTTTGAAGGCACTCCAGAGCAAATGTATCAATCCATCCAGAAATTAGCTGCTCTACCTGATTCAACAAAAGTGTGCTGTGCTCACGAATATACAATTTCAAATCTACGTTTTGCAAACTATGTTTTACCAGAAAATATCGAAATAGAAACATATTTAAAACATATAGTCGATATAAGGTCAAAAGATCAGCCTTCTGTGCCAACAGAGCTAAAAACTGAAAGAACAATTAACCTATTTCTTAAATGCCATCAACTTGATTTAAAAAGAAAGTTAGGCCTGGATGATTCAACTATACAACCTTGGCAAGTTTTTAAGCGATTAAGAGAGATGAAAGACAATTATTAA
- a CDS encoding endonuclease/exonuclease/phosphatase family protein translates to MRKKNFAMRYSAGSPAERIFPGIIGELSQTIAPLQALPTNGALSVMVWNIFKQQRANWLNVLKRHGLESQLVLLQEAQTTPELINFATSNYLAADQVPAIVMPQYSSGVMTLASANPIYCCPLREREPLLRLSKSALVTVYPLDDGRQLMVANIHAVNFSIGVDIYQQQLKPIGEQILQHKGPVILAGDFNAWSRQRLHSLYRFSTLTGLQEVRFSHDWRKKAFGRPLDFIFYRGLQVEEASVLVTQASDHNPLLVRFHANP, encoded by the coding sequence GTGCGAAAAAAGAATTTTGCAATGAGGTATTCAGCCGGCTCGCCTGCAGAGCGTATTTTTCCAGGAATCATAGGCGAGCTAAGCCAGACTATAGCGCCATTGCAGGCGTTGCCGACTAACGGTGCGTTAAGCGTTATGGTATGGAATATCTTCAAGCAACAACGGGCAAACTGGCTAAACGTGCTTAAAAGGCATGGTTTGGAAAGTCAGTTGGTTCTGTTACAGGAAGCGCAGACAACGCCTGAGTTAATCAATTTTGCTACTTCTAATTACTTAGCAGCGGATCAGGTCCCTGCTATTGTCATGCCTCAATACTCATCGGGAGTAATGACGCTTGCTTCTGCTAACCCGATCTATTGTTGTCCTTTACGGGAAAGGGAACCGTTATTACGACTGTCTAAATCTGCCCTGGTAACCGTATATCCACTGGATGATGGACGGCAGCTGATGGTAGCTAATATTCATGCCGTTAACTTCAGTATTGGTGTTGATATTTATCAGCAGCAATTGAAACCTATAGGGGAACAGATTTTACAGCACAAAGGCCCGGTAATATTAGCCGGTGATTTTAATGCCTGGAGCAGGCAACGTCTGCATTCGCTGTATCGGTTTTCTACACTAACCGGATTACAGGAAGTTCGTTTTTCTCATGATTGGCGGAAAAAGGCATTTGGTCGGCCGTTAGATTTTATCTTCTATCGAGGATTACAGGTGGAAGAGGCTTCAGTGTTGGTAACGCAGGCATCGGACCATAATCCGCTTTTAGTAAGATTCCACGCTAACCCATAA
- a CDS encoding nucleotidyltransferase domain-containing protein codes for MQKGLLTNRKDLPVDDHPVSAEMKNRILNELKEIERKFDVKVLYACESGSRGWGFASTDSDYDVRFIYVHKPEWYLTVEPGRDVIERPLDDELDISGWELRKALGLLKNANPTLLEWLDSPIVYWEDSDFMDKFRTLAVERFSSLRARYHYLSMAKKNFRGYLQGETVRLKKYLYVLRPLLAVKWIDERATVPPMPFSLLLDIVEDSLLLDEISYLLEVKRANTESQYGEKLVQIHNFIEQELDRYALSHFNADKSEERLPVLALDHLLKECVMS; via the coding sequence ATGCAAAAAGGATTACTAACTAATCGTAAAGATTTACCTGTTGATGACCATCCAGTATCAGCAGAGATGAAAAATCGCATCCTGAATGAGCTGAAAGAGATAGAAAGAAAGTTTGATGTGAAAGTACTGTATGCCTGTGAATCTGGAAGCCGGGGATGGGGATTTGCTTCAACGGACAGCGATTATGATGTTCGCTTTATTTATGTGCATAAACCTGAATGGTATTTAACCGTTGAACCGGGCAGAGATGTGATAGAACGACCACTGGATGATGAACTGGATATCAGCGGTTGGGAATTACGTAAGGCATTAGGATTATTAAAAAATGCTAACCCGACATTATTAGAATGGTTAGATTCTCCCATAGTTTATTGGGAAGATAGCGATTTTATGGATAAATTTCGAACTTTGGCTGTTGAGCGTTTTTCCAGTTTACGAGCCCGTTATCATTATTTGTCGATGGCAAAAAAGAACTTTCGGGGTTACTTGCAAGGGGAGACGGTTCGGCTGAAAAAGTATCTCTATGTATTACGACCACTGCTGGCGGTTAAGTGGATAGATGAAAGAGCAACAGTACCGCCGATGCCATTTTCTTTGCTATTGGATATTGTTGAAGACAGCTTACTACTGGATGAAATCAGCTATTTGCTGGAAGTTAAACGCGCAAATACCGAATCTCAATACGGTGAAAAATTGGTACAAATACATAACTTCATTGAACAAGAGTTGGATAGATACGCTTTGAGCCACTTTAACGCTGATAAAAGTGAAGAACGGTTACCCGTATTGGCATTAGATCATTTACTAAAAGAATGTGTGATGTCCTGA
- the mltD gene encoding murein transglycosylase D — MKAKAILFASVLLVGCQASNKDASQSASNQNPPSANSLAAAGDLDWLMGPDGQTERELWQVVSEGLEMDIPDNERIREQKEYYLNNKRYLQNVTLRAEPYMYWIISQIKERQLPMELVLLPIVESAFNPHATSSASAAGIWQFIPTTGRYYGLKQDKWYDGRRDVAESTTAALDMLERLNIMFEGDWLQAIAAYNCGEGRVLRAIKENEAKGLPTDYWSLNLPRETQLYVPKLLALTDMVKHNERYALSLPSSNLDRALTRVEVGQQIELAQAAKMSGVPLTKLQTYNAGYKHNVTSPDGPHAIMLPASNAKQLEDSLSSGDINLVNWGEHKVVNGETIEILARRYGITADSIRQANNLTAQVSAGQVITLPISGEYINQIATQQTQIANNSSRSATKVKYTVRAGDTLSSIAKRYNVKSSDIQSWNKLGKNNKLKPGQSLQLASNATNTKSRSTKNSSAKSSKNNNSSITYRIRKGDSLASIAKRHNVNINDVLKWNSKVTANRLQPGSTLTLYKR; from the coding sequence ATGAAGGCAAAAGCGATCTTATTTGCTTCTGTATTACTTGTCGGTTGCCAGGCATCAAATAAAGATGCTTCCCAATCTGCAAGTAATCAGAATCCTCCTTCAGCCAATAGCCTAGCTGCAGCAGGAGATCTCGACTGGCTAATGGGCCCTGATGGTCAAACAGAAAGAGAGCTGTGGCAAGTCGTCAGTGAAGGGCTGGAGATGGACATTCCGGATAACGAGCGTATCCGTGAACAAAAAGAGTACTATCTCAATAATAAGCGTTATCTACAAAATGTAACATTACGGGCTGAACCGTATATGTACTGGATCATTAGCCAAATTAAAGAACGTCAGTTGCCAATGGAACTGGTGCTGTTGCCTATTGTAGAGAGCGCTTTCAATCCCCATGCTACCTCATCAGCCAGTGCTGCTGGTATATGGCAATTCATTCCTACCACAGGCCGTTATTATGGTCTGAAACAAGATAAATGGTATGACGGACGTCGTGACGTCGCAGAATCCACAACTGCTGCGCTGGATATGTTAGAACGTCTGAATATTATGTTCGAAGGTGACTGGTTACAAGCCATTGCCGCCTATAACTGTGGTGAAGGCAGAGTTCTGCGCGCTATTAAGGAAAATGAGGCAAAAGGGTTACCTACTGACTATTGGTCGCTGAATTTACCGCGTGAAACCCAACTCTACGTACCTAAGTTGCTTGCACTGACCGATATGGTTAAGCATAACGAGCGCTATGCTCTGTCGCTGCCAAGCAGTAATTTAGACCGTGCCTTAACCCGAGTTGAAGTTGGTCAGCAAATTGAATTGGCTCAGGCTGCTAAAATGTCAGGTGTGCCATTAACCAAGCTGCAAACATACAATGCTGGTTATAAACACAATGTCACCTCACCTGATGGCCCTCATGCCATTATGCTACCCGCATCTAATGCTAAGCAGCTTGAAGATTCACTAAGCAGTGGTGATATTAATCTGGTTAACTGGGGTGAACATAAAGTCGTTAACGGCGAAACCATTGAGATCCTGGCCAGACGTTACGGTATTACCGCAGATTCTATCCGTCAGGCGAACAATCTGACTGCTCAAGTTAGTGCTGGTCAGGTAATCACGTTACCAATTTCTGGCGAATATATTAATCAGATTGCTACACAGCAAACGCAAATCGCAAACAACAGTAGTAGATCTGCGACAAAAGTTAAATATACCGTACGAGCAGGAGACACGCTGTCTTCTATTGCTAAACGTTATAATGTTAAATCCAGCGATATTCAGAGCTGGAATAAACTGGGTAAAAATAACAAGCTGAAACCTGGTCAATCATTACAATTGGCCAGTAATGCTACCAACACTAAGAGTCGTAGCACTAAAAATAGCAGCGCCAAAAGCAGCAAGAATAATAATAGCAGCATCACCTACCGCATTCGCAAAGGTGACTCGTTAGCCAGTATAGCTAAACGTCATAATGTGAATATTAATGATGTGTTGAAGTGGAATAGCAAAGTAACCGCTAACCGACTCCAGCCAGGTAGTACGCTGACATTATATAAGCGTTAA
- a CDS encoding L,D-transpeptidase family protein, whose amino-acid sequence MSKYLFLLSVLLFSSVSFYSSAESQAIPVTKQSIAPSEKQKLLGLPVYIRIIKEEHKLELFVKNKNSYQHIRTYFICSYSGGLGPKKRQGDNKSPEGFYQITANSLNPNSKYYRAFNIGYPNKYDRAHGFTGNYLMIHGACVSAGCYAMTDEQIAEIYQFVEAAMKNGQQQVNINIFPFRMTTENMRRHQDSEYQEFWQQLKAGYDYFEATHQPPNISVVDGRYALAEPALPQTQNMYANNLSRNTEEFIGKFSYR is encoded by the coding sequence ATGAGCAAATACTTATTCCTGCTCAGCGTATTGCTATTTTCATCAGTATCCTTCTATTCTTCAGCAGAATCACAGGCAATACCGGTAACCAAGCAATCTATCGCTCCATCAGAGAAACAAAAACTATTAGGCCTTCCAGTATATATTCGTATTATTAAGGAAGAACATAAACTTGAGCTATTTGTTAAAAACAAAAATAGCTATCAACACATTAGAACTTATTTTATCTGTAGCTATTCAGGTGGCTTAGGCCCTAAAAAACGTCAGGGAGATAATAAAAGCCCGGAAGGATTCTATCAAATAACTGCCAATAGTTTGAATCCTAATAGTAAATATTATCGTGCATTTAATATTGGCTATCCTAACAAATATGACAGGGCCCATGGTTTTACCGGTAACTACCTAATGATACATGGTGCCTGTGTTTCAGCCGGTTGCTATGCCATGACCGATGAGCAAATTGCCGAGATTTATCAATTTGTCGAAGCAGCAATGAAAAACGGTCAACAGCAGGTGAATATCAATATTTTCCCGTTCCGTATGACCACCGAAAATATGCGTCGTCATCAAGACTCAGAGTATCAAGAGTTCTGGCAGCAACTAAAGGCTGGTTATGACTATTTTGAAGCCACTCACCAACCTCCAAATATTTCTGTTGTAGATGGCCGTTATGCATTAGCAGAACCCGCATTACCACAAACTCAGAATATGTATGCCAATAATCTCTCCAGAAATACTGAGGAATTTATTGGTAAGTTTAGCTATCGCTAA
- the dnaQ gene encoding DNA polymerase III subunit epsilon yields MSTEITRQIVLDTETTGMNMVGVHYEGHRIIEIGAVEVINRRLTGRHFHVYVKPDRLVDPEAYGVHGISDEFLADKPTFAEIADDFFNFINGAELVIHNASFDVGFMDHEFRMLRSDYPKVESFCTVTDSLMMARKMFPGKRNSLDALCSRLDIDNSRRTLHGALLDAEILAEVYLTMTGGQTSLSFSLEGENQSQTRGAEIQRVVRAESALKVVYASEAEVEAHEARLDLISKKGGCCLWRPAVDGETVN; encoded by the coding sequence ATAAGCACTGAAATTACACGACAGATTGTTCTTGATACCGAAACCACCGGTATGAACATGGTTGGTGTTCACTATGAAGGTCATCGAATTATTGAAATAGGTGCGGTTGAAGTAATTAACCGTCGTCTAACCGGTAGACATTTTCATGTGTACGTCAAACCAGACCGTTTGGTAGATCCTGAAGCTTATGGCGTTCATGGTATCAGCGATGAATTTCTGGCGGACAAACCCACATTTGCTGAAATTGCCGATGATTTCTTTAATTTTATTAATGGCGCAGAGTTAGTCATTCATAACGCATCGTTCGACGTTGGCTTTATGGATCATGAATTTCGCATGTTGCGTAGCGATTATCCAAAAGTAGAGTCATTTTGTACGGTCACTGACTCACTTATGATGGCCCGTAAGATGTTTCCGGGCAAACGAAATAGTTTGGATGCTCTTTGTAGTCGTCTGGATATAGACAACAGCCGCAGAACGCTGCATGGCGCTTTACTGGATGCTGAGATACTGGCTGAAGTTTATCTGACTATGACCGGCGGTCAGACTTCTCTGTCATTTTCTTTAGAAGGTGAAAATCAGTCTCAGACTCGAGGTGCTGAAATTCAACGTGTTGTGCGTGCCGAAAGTGCATTAAAAGTTGTTTATGCGAGTGAGGCTGAAGTTGAGGCTCATGAGGCCCGTTTAGATTTGATTAGTAAGAAGGGAGGCTGTTGTCTTTGGCGCCCGGCTGTAGATGGTGAGACGGTAAATTAA